Proteins from one Triticum aestivum cultivar Chinese Spring chromosome 7A, IWGSC CS RefSeq v2.1, whole genome shotgun sequence genomic window:
- the LOC123154611 gene encoding histone-lysine N-methyltransferase ATXR3 isoform X1, whose product MGDGGVACAVPPQRAVEGFRADALVRGEAMPNKGEKAAHGHHHHHHHHHHRKHYSASAADLEEGELLLNGEADNTRDLDRTIPPKKWRKLLPSSPAAELEPGEIVSMPSEPTRKIRRNVELDKTEFVPVTQRKGKSDKIGRKSNKDVVEPAEVTPLGKKRDRDHSGKTCLSAHIREDGKKGTSQEPGEIKPESSSTGSARKSQAVEPESNHRKHQAETFTQSGSKSRRKGEPKTSSGGKHLSGRNHDILPQIRDRHDRLERSPGILGRFPHDRIRHERSPGRMERSPRDRDRGRHCDNRDRSPYISPRHRARQAHHRDNTPSRIDNSPHGRTQHEDIRDRTALSHDKSPSERGRTTDIHEASKKSRGAKLESNNLENVPHKNKSMKQPTKSNSGSNIKSEERISKGKASEGVQCTELLPPPPLPPPPPPPPPPPPLPPNMPPPLPPPPVPEQLNDLAEDASMEEDMDICDTPPHTSEAPELSTEPTIIMGKWFYLDQFGVEQGPTKLADLKKLVEDGYLLSDHLIKHADSNRWVTVENAASPLVPSDIPLVYADLSSQKVSPPEAPGNLLDEAREGAALLAWSAEDEEEASEEQKEDLYIDNRVEALMYGATMVDGHELDILGEVLDAHFEPVDWERCSYPEDFPRFQGQPARDDGINRSIGFVSGVGPVGREKFYHNVECSEWFSGRWSCKGGDWKRNDEFNQDKPYRKKLVLNEGYALCQMLKGNHEDPRWHCKEDLYYHVPAKKLDLPLWAFSSTEEDTDSVDDASAIIPGRLCQNQIRQLPKGVKGMTLPVVKINARVVKDQSSVEPCIKSRAAERSLSRSSRSHSTGTDRNSVHEGLSHFKKHHEHDLQSLQKSKSVPNIPEDHVCTVEELSVKLGDWYYMNGTGHEHGPFSYSELQKLVKKGTIIEQSSVFRKIDNTWLPVVKDMKSESAARDGGPGSSDSTSALVEQSNTVVNHGAGRFHELHPQFVGYTRGKLHELVMKYFKSRELTLAINEVLDPWIAAKQPKKEIEMNFLNNSASRKILPVPFFGISAEDAGSVKRARLLPNQSDEDINMYEDILASQNDDCSFEDLCHDAALVEENSTNSVAGSDSWGLLNVHVLARIFHFLRADMKSLISSAATCKLWNTGVQYYRNTCRFVDFSSVGLQCTDSVFHGVMAGYEKQNIRTLILVGCSNLSSLALGEVLVQFPNICYVHIQGCSQLWDMKSRFHHIKWIKSSLNPEESLQKIKSLKQIDDGNDYASKVARNLTSQLGGSDELDGYFADISNRENANLSFGQGFYKRSKWLDARKSSAVLSKDAQLRRLMQRKAENSYRKMEEFVINRLREIMKSSRFDFFIPKVAKIEGRLKSGYYARHGFSSLKNDIRSMCRDALRYKGRSDLGDMKQIVVSFIQLAKRLGNPRLISERDGAAAQKDNSDTSQYSSDAKLKKKQNKTTGERRGANWATASAGADASSRAFDREIKRSLSKLKKMDVDSGSETSDDDDGYSEGDETESETTVSDTESDLDSNSAAWDLRGNGMKLFESGDSVGDDRGWGARMTKASLVPPVTRKYEVIEKYLIVADEEEVQRKMRVALPDDYSEKLLSQKNGTENLEIPEVKDYQRRKVPGDEVLEQEVYGIDPYTHNLLRDIMPADVGLSSADKHTFIEELLLNTLNKQVRDFTGSGNTPMVYPLKPVIEEIQKSAEESGDRRTAKTCLGMLKAMRSRPEHNYVAYRKGLGVVCNKKGGFGMDDFVIEFFGEVYPSWRWYEKQDGIKHIQNNSEDQAPEFYNIMLERPKGDRDGYDLVFVDAMHKANYASRICHSCNPNCEAKVTAVDGQYQIGVYTVRPIAEGEEITFDYNSVTESKEEHEASVCLCGSQVCRGSYLNFSGEGAFEKVLMEFHGVLDRHSLLLQACEANTVSQQDLIDLGRAGLGTCLLAGLPGWLVAYTAQLVRFIFFERQKLPNEIFKHNMEEKRQFFTDINMDSERNDAEVQAEGVLNSRLQHLTHTLDKVRYVMRCIFGDPKNAPPPLVRLTGRSLVSAIWKGEGSLVDELLQSIEHHVDEDVLTDLKDKIRLHDPSDSEDIEGDIRNSLLWLRDELRTLSCTYKCRHDAAADLIHMYAYTKCFFRARDYKTVKSPPVHISPLDLGPKYADKLGPGFQEYSKTYPENYCLAQLIYWYSQNAEPESRLTRARKGCMSLPDVSSFYVKSVKPTQERVYGTRTVRFMLSRMEKQAQRPWPKDRIWVFKSDPRFFGTPMMDAVLNNNSPLDKEMVHWLKTRSNVFLG is encoded by the exons ATGGGAGATGGAGGAGTCGCGTGCGCCGTCCCGCCTCAGCGTGCAGTGGAGGGCTTCCGTGCCGACGCCCTCGTGAGGGGAGAAGCGATGCCAAACAAGGGGGAGAAAGCAGCGCAcggccaccaccatcaccaccaccaccaccaccaccgcaagCACTACTCGGCTTCAGCTGCCGACCTCGAGGAAGGGGAGCTGCTGCTCAATGGAGAGGCAGACAACACACGGGACTTGGACAGGACCATACCTCCCAAGAAATGGCGCAAGTTGCTGCCTTCCTCGCCAGCTGCAGAGTTGGAGCCGGGGGAGATTGTAAGCATGCCATCAGAGCCAACAAGGAAGATAAGGAGGAACGTGGAGCTTGACAAGACTGAGTTTGTGCCTGTGACGCAGAGGAAAGGTAAGTCTGACAAGATCGGGAGAAAGTCTAATAAAGATGTGGTGGAGCCAGCGGAGGTTACTCCACTGGGAAAAAAACGGGACCGGGATCATAGCGGCAAGACATGTTTGTCAGCTCACATCCGCGAGGATGGGAAGAAAGGCACTTCACAGGAGCCTGGTGAGATTAAGCCAGAGAGCAGCAGCACTGGCAGTGCTAGGAAGAGCCAGGCAGTAGAGCCCGAGAGCAACCACCGCAAACACCAAGCTGAGACATTCACTCAATCAGGGTCAAAAAGTCGAAGGAAGGGAGAGCCAAAGACTTCTTCTGGTGGGAAGCATTTGTCTGGAAGAAATCATGATATCTTGCCACAAATACGAGATCGGCATGATCGGCTTGAGAGGAGCCCAGGCATCTTGGGACGCTTTCCTCATGACCGCATTCGCCATGAGAGGAGCCCAGGCCGCATGGAGCGCTCCCCACGAGACCGGGACCGTGGTCGTCACTGTGATAACAGAGACCGCAGCCCGTACATTTCACCACGACACAGAGCACGCCAGGCCCATCACAGGGATAACACACCGAGCCGCATTGATAATTCCCCTCATGGGAGGACTCAGCACGAGGACATCAGAGACCGAACTGCGCTCTCTCATGATAAATCACCATCTGAACGTGGTCGAACAACTGACATCCATGAAGCAAGTAAGAAGAGCAGGGGTGCTAAGCTTGAAAGCAACAACCTAGAAAATGTGCCGCACAAAAACAAGTCAATGAAGCAACCAACTAAGAGTAATAGTGGTAGCAACATAAAGAGTGAGGAGAGGATCTCCAAGGGGAAGGCATCCGAGGGCGTTCAATGCACTGAGTTGCTGCCACCACCTCCgttgccaccaccgccgccgcctccgcctccacctccgcctttaCCACCTAATATGCCTCCTCCCCTGCCCCCGCCACCAGTACCTGAGCAGCTGAATGATCTCGCTGAAGATGCCTCAATGGAAGAAGACATGGATATCTGTGACACCCCACCTCACACCAGTGAAGCACCTGAACTCAGTACTGAGCCCACTATTATCATGGGAAAGTGGTTTTACCTTGACCAATTTGGTGTTGAGCAAGGACCTACCAAGCTTGCTGACTTGAAGAAACTGGTAGAAGACGGATATCTTCTTTCTGATCATCTAATAAAGCATGCTGACAGCAATAGATGGGTGACTGTTGAGAATGCAGCTTCACCATTGGTTCCATCTGATATTCCCTTGGTGTATGCGGACCTTTCTTCACAGAAGGTTAGCCCTCCAGAAGCCCCAGGAAATCTGCTCGACGAAGCTCGAGAAGGAGCAGCTTTGTTGGCATGGAGTGCTGAGGATGAAGAGGAAGCTTCTGAAGAACAGAAGGAAGATCTCTACATTGATAATAGGGTCGAGGCACTAATGTATGGAGCTACTATGGTGGATGGACATGAGCTTGATATTCTTGGAG AGGTTTTGGATGCACATTTTGAGCCTGTTGATTGGGAAAGGTGTAGTTACCCTGAAG ATTTTCCTAGGTTCCAAGGCCAACCTGCAAGAGATGATGGGATCAACAGAAGCATTGGATTCGTCAGTGGTGTTGGTCCTGTTGGGAGGGAAAAGTTTTATCATAATGTTGAATGTAGCGAGTGGTTTTCTGGTAGATGGTCTTGCAAAGGTGGTGACTGGAAGAGGAACGATGAATTCAACCAAGATAAGCCTTACAGGAAAAAGCTTGTCCTGAATGAAGGCTATGCTCTTTGTCAGATGCTGAAGGGCAATCATGAGGATCCCCGCTGGCACTGCAAGGAAGACCTCTACTACCATGTACCTGCTAAAAAGCTTGATCTGCCGTTGTGGGCATTCTCATCGACAGAAGAGGAcactgacagtgttgatgatgcCAGTGCTATTATACCTGGAAGGTTATGCCAGAATCAGATTAGACAACTTCCAAAGGGAGTGAAAGGGATGACGCTTCCAGTTGTTAAGATAAATGCTCGGGTTGTCAAGGATCAGTCCTCTGTCGAACCATGCATAAAGTCCAGAGCAGCTGAGCGGTCACTTTCTAGATCTTCACGCTCCCACTCAACTGGAACTGATAGGAATTCTGTTCATGAAGGTTTGTCTCATTTCAAGAAACATCATGAACATGATTTACAAAGTCTGCAGAAGTCCAAGTCTGTTCCAAACATCCCAGAGGACCATGTTTGCACTGTTGAAGAATTGTCAGTCAAACTGGGTGACTGGTACTACATGAATGGAACTGGACATGAGCATGGCCCATTTTCTTACTCTGAGTTGCAAAAGTTAGTTAAAAAGGGCACTATTATTGAACAGAGCAGTGTGTTCAGAAAGATTGATAACACATGGCTTCCAGTTGTTAAGGATATGAAATCTGAGTCTGCTGCTCGCGATGGAGGGCCAGGAAGTTCAGATTCTACTTCTGCTCTTGTGGAGCAGTCCAACACTGTTGTGAACCATGGAGCTGGTAGGTTCCATGAGTTGCACCCCCAGTTTGTGGGTTATACACGTGGTAAGCTGCATGAACTAGTCATGAAGTATTTCAAGAGCAGGGAGCTTACTTTAGCCATAAACGAGGTCTTGGATCCATGGATCGCAGCAAAGCAGCCCAAAAAGGAAATAGAAATGAACTTTCTTAACAATTCAGCTTCAAGGAAAATCCTGCCAG TTCCCTTTTTTGGCATTTCTGCAGAAGATGCTGGGTCTGTAAAAAGGGCAAGGCTGCTACCTAATCAAAGTGACGAAGATATCAATATGTATGAGGACATCCTTGCCAGTCAGAATGATGACTGCTCTTTTGAAGACTTATGTCATGATGCTGCTCTTGTTGAAGAGAACTCTACTAATTCCGTAGCTGGAAGTGACAGCTGGGGTTTACTGAATGTGCATGTGTTAGCAAGAATCTTCCATTTTCTGAGGGCGGACATGAAATCACTGATTTCTTCTGCAGCTACCTGTAAGCTCTGGAACACTGGTGTTCAGTACTACAGGAACACATGTAGATTCGTTGATTTTTCTTCTGTTGGCCTTCAGTGCACTGATTCTGTGTTTCATGGTGTTATG GCTGGTTATGAGAAGCAAAATATAAGAACACTGATTTTAGTTGGGTGTTCAAATCTGAGCTCTCTTGCCCTTGGGGAAGTGCTAGTGCAGTTTCCGAACATATGTTATGTGCACATTCAGGGTTGCAGTCAGCTATGGGATATGAAAAGCAGATTTCACCATATTAAATGGATTAAGAGCTCTTTGAATCCTGAGGAGTCACTCCAGAAAATTAAAAGCCTGAAGCAGATAGATGATGGAAATGATTATGCATCCAAAGTTGCAAGGAACTTGACCAGTCAGCTGGGTGGTTCTGATGAACTTGACGGCTATTTTGCTGATATCTCAAATAGAGAGAATGCCAATCTTTCCTTTGGGCAAGGTTTCTATAAACGATCAAAATGGCTTGATGCTAGAAAGTCCTCTGCTGTTTTGTCGAAGGATGCACAACTAAGGCgtttgatgcagaggaaggccgaGAATAGCTACCGGAAGATGGAAGAGTTTGTCATCAATAGATTGAGAGAAATCATGAAGAGCAGCAGATTTGATTTCTTCATTCCAAAG GTTGCAAAAATTGAAGGTAGGTTGAAAAGTGGATATTATGCTCGGCATGGCTTTAGTTCTCTCAAGAACGATATTCGGTCTATGTGCCGTGATGCATTGAG ATATAAAGGCCGAAGTGATTTGGGAGATATGAAGCAAATTGTTGTGTCCTTTATCCAGTTAGCAAAGAGACTCGGTAACCCACGATTGATTTCTGAGAGAGATGGAGCAGCAGCCCAGAAGGACAATTCTGACACGAGTCAATATTCTTCAGACGCAAaattaaaaaagaaacaaaataaaactacGGGGGAAAGGAGGGGAGCAAACTGGGCTACTGCCTCTGCTGGTGCAGATGCTTCATCCCGTGCCTttgaccgtgaaattaaaagaaGCCTATCTAAATTAAAGAAAATGGATGTTGATTCTGGGAGTGAGAcatctgatgatgatgatggataCTCTGAAGGTGATGAAACTGAGAGTGAAACTACTGTTTCTGATACAGAGAGTGACCTTGACTCAAATTCTGCAGCATGGGACTTAAGGGGAAATGGTATGAAGTTGTTTGAATCTGGTGACTCTGTCGGGGATGATCGTGGATGGGGTGCTCGCATGACAAAAGCAAGCCTTGTCCCTCCTGTTACTAGGAAGTACGAAGTGATTGAGAAGTACCTTATTGTAGCAGATGAGGAGGAAGTACAACGAAAAATGCGGGTTGCTTTACCTGATGACTACTCTGAGAAGCTGCTCTCGCAGAAGAATGGTACTGAAAATTTGGAGATTCCAGAGGTTAAGGATTATCAACGTAGAAAGGTACCTGGGGATGAAGTTCTTGAGCAAGAAGTATACGGCATAGATCCATACACACATAATCTCCTGCGTGACATTATGCCAGCCGACGTTGGCTTGTCATCTGCTGACAAACATACCTTTATTGAGGAG CTGCTTCTGAATACTTTGAATAAGCAGGTTCGGGATTTCACTGGTTCTGGAAATACTCCTATGGTTTACCCCCTTAAACCTGTCATCGAAGAAATCCAAAAGTCTGCAGAGGAGAGTGGTGATAGACGAACTGCAAAGACGTGCCTTGGAATGCTGAAGGCCATGAGGAGCCGCCCTGAACATAACTATGTTGCTTATAGAAAG GGTCTTGGAGTTGTTTGCAACAAAAAGGGTGGATTTGGCATGGATGACTTTGTTATTGAGTTCTTCGGGGAG GTTTACCCTTCTTGGAGATGGTATGAAAAGCAAGATGGTATTAAACATATACAAAACAACAGTGAAGATCAAGCTCCTGAGTTTTATAACATTATGTTAGAAAGACCAAAG GGGGACCGTGATGGATATGACTTGGTTTTTGTTGATGCTATGCACAAGGCTAACTATGCAAGCAGAATCTGTCATTCATGTAACCCCAACTGTGAAGCAAA AGTGACTGCTGTGGATGGTCAATACCAGATTGGAGTCTACACTGTTAGGCCGATTGCAGAAGGCGAGGAAATCACTTTTGATTACAACTCTGTGACTGAG AGTAAGGAAGAGCATGAAGCATCGGTTTGCCTCTGTGGAAGTCAAGTATGCCGGGGCAGCTATTTAAATTTTTCTGGAGAGGGAGCTTTCGAGAAG GTGTTAATGGAATTCCATGGTGTGCTTGATCGACACAGTTTGCTGCTACAGGCTTGCGAAGCAAACACTGTCTCCCAACAAGACTTGATTGACTTGGGTAGAGCTGGTCTTGGTACCTGTTTGCTTGCTGGTTTGCCTGGGTGGCTTGTTGCTTACACGGCCCAGCTG GTGCGGTTTATATTCTTCGAGAGGCAGAAACTTCCTAATGAGATCTTTAAGCACAACATGGAAGAGAAACGCCAGTTTTTTACAGATATAAATATGGATTCCGAGAGGAATGATGCTGAGGTTCAG GCTGAGGGTGTATTAAATTCTAGATTACAGCATTTAACTCATACACTTGATAAG GTAAGGTATGTTATGAGATGTATATTCGGGGACCCCAAGAATGCCCCCCCTCCTCTGGTGAGGCTTACCGGGAGAAGTCTAGTGTCTGCCATCTGGAAAGGGGAAGGCTCATTAGTTGATGAGCTCCTTCAGTCAATTGAACATCATGTTGACGAAGATGTACTTACTGATCTCAAGGACAAAATTCGGCTTCATGATCCATCTGATTCTGAAGACATCGAGGGAGACATCCGAAATTCTCTGTTATG GTTGCGTGATGAGTTGCGAACTCTTTCATGCACATACAAGTGCCGTCATGACGCTGCTGCTGATTTGATTCACATGTATGCTTACACAAAGTGTTTCTTCAGAGCCCGA GACTACAAGACCGTAAAGTCTCCACCAGTTCATATCAGTCCTCTTGATTTAGGTCCCAAATATGCTGATAAACTGGGACCAGGTTTCCAGGAGTACAGCAAGACGTACCCAGAGAACTATTGCTTAGCACAGCTTATCTATTGGTACAGCCAGAATGCAGAACCCGAATCTAGACTGACAAGAGCTAGAAAGGGTTGTATGTCATTACCAGATGTGTCCTCTTTCTATGTAAAGTCTGTAAAGCCAACTCAAGAGCGAGTTTATGGCACCAGAACTGTGAGATTCATGCTATCACGGATG GAGAAACAGGCCCAACGTCCATGGCCGAAGGACCGGATATGGGTGTTCAAGAGCGACCCAAGATTCTTTGGCACTCCAATGATGGATGCTGTGCTGAATAACAATTCTCCTCTTGATAAGGAGATGGTGCATTGGCTAAAGACAAGATCGAACGTTTTCCTAGGGTAG